The Desulfovibrio inopinatus DSM 10711 DNA window TCTTGGATGTTCGCTCCTTCCGGCAAAAGTAACCACTTTTAGTGATGGCGAGATTCGCATTGAAGTCGGGGCAAATGTCCGTGGCTCTGATGTTTTCGTGGTACAACCCACGTGTTCGCCGGTGAATCACAACTTGATGGAGCTGCTTCTTATTCTGGATGCACTCAAGCGGGCCAGTGCCCGCCGCGTCACTGCGGTCATGCCATATTATGGATATGCTCGCCAGGATAGAAAGGTTGTTCCCAGGGCTCCTATCAGCGCACGACTTGTCGCTGACATGTTGTCGACGGCTGGTATGAATCGTTTATTGACGATCGATTTACATGCCGGACAAATTCAGGGCTTTTTTAATGTCCCTGTCGACAACCTCTACGCTGCTCCTATTCTTGCCGATTATTTCAAGGACGATGCAATAAGCGACCTTATGGTGGTTTCCCCCGACGCCGGCGGTGTGGAACGTGCTCGTGCTTTTGCTAAGCGGTTGTCTGGCGGGCTTGCTATTATCGACAAGCGTCGTGAAGCGCCCAATCAGGCCAAAGCGATGAATGTTATTGGCGATGTCACCGATAAGACGTGTGTCGTGCTTGACGATATGATCGATACGGCGGGAACCATCTGTCAGGCCGGTCAGGTTCTGATGGATAATGGTGCCAAAGCGGTTTACGCCTGTGCATCTCATGCGGTTCTGTCGGGGCAGGCTGTCGAAAGACTTGAGCAGTCACCTTTCTCTCAGGTCATTTTCACCAATTCTATTCCGCTCAATGCTGCCGCGCGCGCTTGCTCCAAAATCAAAGTTTTGTCCGTGGCCGGTATTCTGGCCAAGGCCATTCATAACATCCACACCGAGTCTTCGGTGAGCGTACTTTTTACTTGATGAAGACCGCGAGTCGAGAAGACCGCGCCCAAAGGAGATATACCTCATGAGCCAGTCCTTTTCCCTGAATGTGAAATCCCGCGCTGAAACAGGCAAGGGACCCAATCGTCGCCTGCGTCAGGAAAGCATGGTGCCGGGCATTTATTACAATTCTGAGGGAGAAAATATCCAGATTACTGCCGAGTCGAAAGCTCTGCGTAAGGTGCTGCAAAAAGCCGGCTATTCCCGTCTTGTTGAGTTGAGCATCAATGACGACGCCGCTCGCCCCACACTGATCTGGAAGGTTCAGCGCCATCCGTTCAAGAATGAATTCATTCACGTTGATTTCTACGGCGTGGACATGGATAAAGACATTACCGTCAGCATTCCTGTTGAAGTGAAAGGTCGCGCCAAAGGTGTGGTTCAGGGTGGTAAGCTTGAAATTTACCACGAACGCATCAACATCACCTGCTTGCCCGGTATTATCCCCGAGAAGGTTGTTCTTGACGTCACTCCGCTTGGTATCAATAGCTTCATTGGTATCAAAGAGATCGAACTTCCTGAAGGTGTAAGCGCTGTTTTTACGGATAACTTCGCCGTTGTCGGTGTTATCTTGCCGAAACGTGCATCGGAAACCGCTGGAGAAGCTGCCGAGGAAGAGTAGTCCTCTGTCTCTTGCGTCCGGGCTCTGGGCTGGTCCAAAACTGTTCTGGAGTTGCACGCGTTTTCTTTGCTTACTCGTTGTTTACGTATGCATTCAGCACGGTCGGGCGACGTTAATAACGCCCGACCGTGCTTTTTTTTATTGGGCATCGTACGGTTCCGCTATTTTTCTGTATAACCGGATGTGCCAACCGTATAGATCGATAATACATGCACAGGAAAGGGTCGGCATGGAGAACTTCGGCATCTGTTGACATGTGTCGTACTAGCTTTCGGCGCTTCCATGCATTTCAACACAAGAGTGTGCTCAATGGCTTTTGATGGACTGCTTGTCGGGCTTGGCAATCCCGGTGAAAAATACGAACATACGCGCCATAACTTTGGTTTTTGGGTTGTCGACGCATTTCTGGCAGAGCTCAATCGGTTGGGGGAAGATGTTCGTCCCATTTCGTTTGGCAAAGAGACGCTTCTTTACGAGTCCAGATTGTCACCAGGAGGAATGCGGCTTCTTTTAGCCAAACCGCAAACCTTTATGAATCGGAGCGGGATGGCTGTCGCCAAAATTGCCAATTTCTTTAAACTTGATCCTTTGCACGTGCTTGTTGCCCACGATGAACTGGATTTACCTGTTGGTAGGTTGAAGTTCAAACACGGGGGAGGCACAGCTGGACATAATGGGTTGAAGTCGATAGCCACATCTCTTGGTACACCTGATTTTTTTCGACTCCGTCTTGGGGTCAGCCGACCTGAACCTGGTCGCGATGTGGCGGGTTATGTTTTGAACAAACCAGCTCCACAGGAAAAACAGGCTGTTGATGCGGTTGTTGAAGAAGCCGTTCGAGGAGTCTTTCTCTTTTTTGAATCGGGCTTTGAGAAAGCGGTGACCTCGGTGAATGGATATAACGCTTGTCCCTGACGGTCATGTTGGTCGTCAAGGCCAGAGGTTTGCGTGTTACCTGTTCAAGACAAGCAAGCATATTGATTTCTTTTTGCGGTTTATTGCCATGATGCAATGTTTCGTTCTTCTTTTGAGTTTGGTCGTGGACTGTTTGAAAGTTATTTGTTATCATTACCAATACTCAATTAGAGTCAGAAGAGGATTCCTCATCCTTCCAAAGGAGCTCCGGCCGTGTTTTCCGTGGACCAACTCGTTGTATATCCAGCTCAAGGTGTGGGCAAAGTGGAGCGTATTGAAACGCAGGAAATCGGCGGTGCCAGCGCAGATTTTTTCATCGTTCGTATTCTGAGCAATAATGTCACCCTGATGGTTCCGGTTATGAATGCCGACAATGTCGGTCTTCGTCCTCTTTGCTCTCGAGAACAAGGGGAAGTTATTCTCGAATCATTAAAAGACCGATCTGATTTTACCGGGTACACCGGGCAGAACTGGAATCGTCGGTATCGAGAATATTCGGAAAAACTTAAAAGTGGTGATCTTGCCGACGTTGCGTATGTTCTAAAAGAACTTTTACTTATTGGCGAAAATAAAGAATTATCATTTGGTGAGCGCCGTCTTTTGGAACAAGCAACAAGTCTTTTGACGTTGGAGCTTGCCTTGGCACTTGACAAAGAGCAGGACGACATCAAAAGTGTCATCAATGAACTGTTTGCAGATGTGCTGCAAGATAAACCTTTGGAGTAGTTGCAGAGCAAAGAGCGATTTACACTGTACGATATGTACGCGCCGCAAGGATTTTTTACGCAAGATTCTTCTGTGGTCTTGACACATTTTCGAAATAGTATAAGTACCGCCTTGGGTGTGCGTCTGCGTCAGCTTTCAGTCGAATATCCCTAACCGATGCTATGCAGGTTTTTTTCTTGATCGTGCTTGCTAGCATGCGGTTCAATCGACCGATATAATTGAATCCTCATACTACAACACATTCCGGACATTCTTCTTAAATAATTACGACGGTCTCAATGGAACATATGACATCCCGCGGCGTAATGCACCGCGTGGGTAGTGCCTCATTGCATAAGCTGTACTCGGTATCTGATACCGGGTTATTCTTGTACGCAACAATTCCTCTTTCCTTGCATGGAGTATCTCAATGAATCTATCCGATCTGAAAACCAAATCAATGCCGGAACTTATGGAGCTGGCCAGCGAATTCAATGTTGAAAATCCAAGTGGTATGAGAAAGCAGGAGCTTATCTTTTCCATCTTGCAAAACTGTGCCTCGCAAAATGGCTCCATCTTCGGGGAAGGTGTTTTGGAGATCTTGCCCGATGGATTTGGTTTTCTGCGGTCCCCTATGTACAGCTACATGCCTGGGCCCGATGATATCTATGTTTCGCCGTCCCAAATTCGTCGTTTCGGCTTGCGTAAAGGGGATGTCGTTTCGGGACAGATTCGACCGCCGAAGGAAGGAGAACGCTATTTTGCCTTGTTGCGCGTCAATGAGATTGGTTTTGCGCCTCCGGAAGCGTCAAAAAATATTGTACTCTTTGACAACCTGACGCCACTCTACCCAGATCGTCGTTTTACGATGGAAAATGGTGACAAGAACTATTCATCTCGCGTCATCGATCTCCTCACTCCCATTGGCTTTGGCCAACGCGGGCTCATAGTTGCCCCACCGCGTACCGGGAAAACAATGCTCTTGCAGACCATCGCCAACTCCATCAATGCCAATCATCCTGAAGTTTTCCTCATTGTCTTACTCATCGACGAACGTCCCGAAGAAGTCACGGATATGGAACGGACCGTCAGTGCTGAGGTTGTTAGCTCGACCTTTGATGAATCTCCGCAACGCCATGTTCAGGTTGCCGAGATGGTCATTGAGAAAGCCAAGCGTCTTGTTGAAAGAAAACGCGATGTCGTTATCTTGCTTGATTCCATCACGCGCCTTGGTCGGGCTTATAACGCGGTGACCCCTTCGTCGGGTCGTGTGTTGTCCGGCGGGCTTGATGCTAACGCCCTGCAGCGTCCGAAACGCTTTTTTGGTGCAGCCCGGAATATGGAAGCCGGGGGATCTTTAACCATTATTGCGACAGCCCTCATTGATACAGGGTCCCGTATGGACGAAGTTATCTTTGAAGAGTTCAAGGGAACTGGCAATATGGATCTCTATCTTGATCGCCACCTTGCCGAAAAACGTGTCTTCCCCGCCATTGATATCAATCGTTCGGGCACACGTAAGGAAGAACTGTTGCTGCCTGACGATGTCCTCAATCGTGTCTGGATATTGCGTAAACTGCTTTCGCCCATGAATTCCATCGACAGTATGGATTTTCTGCTCGACAAAATGCGCGGTACAAAAAATAATCGCGAATTTCTTGATATCATGAATAAATAATTCCGGTTTTTTCAGACGGTATACGGTTTTCTCAAAGGATGCGTGTTTGCATGAAGCACGTGTCTTCGTCGGATTCTCACGTCAAGGAGCAAGGCCTCTTTCCTTGACGTGAGAAATTTTGTTTGCATTTTGAACTGTTGTCTTTCTTCCTTTCTGTTTTCACCCGCCTGTGTGTTTCGCATAGCGCTTATAGCGTGTTTGTCCTTTGTCTTTGCCTCCGCTTCCCAAATTCACGGCAAGAGTGTAAAGCGAACTCATGAAAACCATCCGTTGCTTTGCCTCTCTTTACGGGCTTGCGAAATCGGCCTGTGTACTCGCTCTCGTCGTGTTTCTTGTGGCGACGTTGTCTGTACGAAGTCAGGCTGGATTATTTGATTTTACTATAAAAGATGAGAAAGAACTTGGGGACAAATTCAATGTGCTTGTTCGGTCTCATCTTCAGCTCGTTGAGGATCCCTATATCATCGACTACGTTCGTGGGATAACTGATCGCATTTTACGGCAAATGCCTCCGACGCTGTTTCCTATCAAGGTTGGTGTTGTCGACGATCCATCCATGAATGCATTTGCCGCTCCTGCAGGCTATATGTATGTGTTCACGGGCCTTATACTTAATCTCGACCATGAGTCTGAGCTCGCCGCTGTCATTAGTCACGAATTGGCGCACGTTTCAGAGCGACACTTGGCGAATCGAATGGAATCGTTTCAGAAGATTTCCATTGGCGCATTGCTAGGCATGTTAGCTGGGTTGGCTGCGGGTGTTGCTTCGGGAAATTCCGATATCGGGGGGGCTGTTGCTGCCGGCTCACGTGCTTTGGGTGCCACAGCTATGTTGAAGTACAGTCGAGACGATGAACGCGAAGCCGATAAAGCTGGGTTGACGTTTCTTGTTGATGCCGGTTTTCAGCCAAACGGTATGCGCGGAGCATTCGAGACTATGCAACGCATGCGATGGTTCAAGGGGACAGGCACAATTCCGACATATTTAAGTACACACCCCGGGCTTTCCGAGCGTGTTGGATACATTGAAGATCAAATAAAGAAAATGCCAGCCAACATCCAGAATCGGCCGGAAGACGATGTGAACTTCAAGCGCGTCCAGACGTTAGTTCGGGCACGGTATACTCCTCCGAAATCTGCTTTGTCAGCTTTTAATAAGGCCGGTGATTCGACGTGTCTTGACCGTCTTGGGTTGGCCATTGCGCTTTCCAGACAAAACAACAAAAGTCCCGCCGGACCTGTATTTGAAAAGGCATTAGCCTGTGGAGGGAGCGACCCTCTGTTTTTACGCGAAGCAGGATTTTATTATCAGTCGATGCGGCAATTCGACAAAGCAGAAGGGTACTTGTCCAGAGCCGTATTGGATAATCCTCAAGATAGCCTGGCTCTTTTTGAGTATGCTCGTTTACTTTCTCAGCAACGGAAGGATGCTGATGCTATTGGTGTCATGAAAAAAGTCGTCGCGCTTGTTCCTGACAATCCTGATGTGCGTCAGGGGTATGGCCAGATACTGGGCAGTGCCGGCGAGATGTTCGGCGCGCAGCTTCAATTCGCCTATGCAGCGATGTATCGCGGGGACAAAAGAAAGACCGAGTATTTCATGGAACGCGCAGAAAAAGCCCAAGGACATAATCCTGAAAATAGTCGGGCATTGAAGCGTTTTAAAGAAGAGTACGAGAAACGTCGTGAAATATGGAAGGAACTCAAAATGGACTAGCGCCGTTTTCTTGTGACCTTATCTCCTGCTCATGCGAAAAGACAGGCGTATGTCTTTAGATACACTTTTCGGTCAAAGATATGCGCTTGCTTGTTCTCAATTCCCCGGTGAGCGCGTAAGTCTTAGAAGCTACAGCTTCCCGGAGTGTGAATATTGATCCGGTCCCGCCCCATGGATTTCGCTTGATACAAAGCTTGGTCTGAGGAACTGAGCAACGTTTTGGAATCAATGCTGTCGTCAGGAGTATGGCCGGCGATGCCAATACTCACAGTGACAACGTCGCTGACGTCGGAAGCCGAGTGCTCTATGTGAAGAGCGCCAACATTGTTTCGAATTGCTTCGGCAATGGTGACGGCTCCAGTCGGAGAGGTATCGGGGAGGATAACGACAAACTCTTCTCCACCATAACGAGCGATAAAATCACCTGGACGGCGTATTGAGGACTGAATGGCCTGGGCAACTTGTTTTAGACACGTGTCACCCTCAAGGTGACCATAGGTATCGTTGTAGCGCTTGAAGAAATCAATATCGATCATCATGACCGATAAGGGCTTTTTTTCCCTTTTAGAGCGGCGCCATTCCCGACCGTACGTATCTTCAAAACTGCGACGATTCGCGACGTTGGTCAACCCGTCGAGGTTAGAAAGTTCATGGAGTCGGCGCGTCAAATTTTCGAGTTGACGCTCACGGGCTTTGCGTTGATCCATTTCTTGCTTCAGTTTGAGAACGGAGCCGACCCGCGCACGGAGCTCTATTTTGCTGACAGGTTTATTAATGTAATCAATTGCCCCGGCTTCAAAGGCGCGTTCAAGACTATCTTCTTCATCTTTGACCGTTACCATAATGATCGGCACATCTCGAAGTTGTGGATCATTTTTAATGGCTCTTGTGGCTTCAATGCCATTGAGTCCCGGCATGACGATATCCATAAGAATTAAGTCTATCGGCGGTTGTGTCTCTGGCGACTCCTTCTTCGCTAGGTGAAGAAATTCAAGAGCTTCAGTTGCTGCATTGGTCCGGACAAGGTCATGATATCCAGCTCCATGGAGAATGGTTTCCAGCAGCATGAGCGACGTTTCGGAATCATCGACCAAGAGAATTTTCATGACGGACTCTCGCTCTCTGACACGGGGTTGAATACTAGCGTCATAGAGAAACTATTGTGCTCCAGAAGGTGTTGGCTCGACGGGCAGGGGCGTCGGCGTGCCGGACATATCTTGTAATATTTCAAATTTGGTGATTTTGATTTGTTTGACGTTGTCACCGCTTCCCGTTTCCGTAAAGGATTCATCGATTGTTGCGGTGATTTGGACTTCGATCCCCAGAACGTCAGCAGGATCTTGCACTGACGCAACAGGAATATAGATTGTATTCGGATGTTGGTTGGATTTGAATTGAACCATGCCTTCGTGTTGCTTGAATACGCCTGTCATTGTGAGAGCCTTTTGAGCAAAACTTGTCACTGAAACAAAAAGCAAGGTGATAGCGATAAACATGGCAAGAATGAACGATTTCATAGTATTCCTGTCTATATTAAAGTGATTGTTTTAAGGCACAATATTTATTTCACGGCAGACACAGTACTGTCAATTCCTATACTGATGTTATCACCCGATGTGAGAATTAAGTGTGCCTAATTGGCGGAGTGACTCATATAGAATAATAGAGGCTGCATTCGCGAGGTTGAGGCTACGGACTTCGCCAAAGATTGGGATTGCAATACATTGTGTCGGATCGGTGAGGAACGATTCCGGGAGCCCTTTGGATTCAGCGCCGAAAAGAAGCGCATCATTTTCCTGATAGGCGAATTTATGGTAAGGAACGGCGCCATGGCCACGATGCTGTGACGTTGTCGCAACAAAGCGTAAATGCGCATTGGCTTTGGCAAATGCAGAAAAATCGGGCCAGACCGAAAGATTGACATGGGGCCAATAATCGAGGCCGGCTCTTTTTAAATATTTATCTTCCAGCTTGAAACCGAGTGGTTCAATAAGGTGTAAGGGAATGCGAGTTGCAGCGCATAAGCGAGCGATGCTGCCTGTATTAGGAGGAATTTCAGGCTCGTACAAAACGATACATGGCATGGGAAAACATCCGTTGTTGCTTGACTTTGTTTCTTCTTGAAGCGAAAAGCACGGCCAACGGGGAAAAGAAAAAGCCCCGTTGCCGGGGCTTGATGTTTCGGTGGTGGGCGGTCGGGGATTTGAACCCCGGACTTCCACCGTGTGAAGATGGCACTCTAACCACTGAGTTAACCGCCCATTTGTCAATTTGCCTGAAACCATCGGGATTGGCAAGCCTTTTTTGTGCATGTCCCGAAAAAAATGAACTAAAGGAGCATCATGCGACTTCTTGTCACCGGTGGCTGCGGATTTATCGGAGCCAACTATATCCATCTCGTGATGCGGGAACAGCCTGAAGACGTCATCGTCAACCTCGATAAGCTCACTTATGCCGGCAATCCTGAAAATATGGTCGACATAGAGCGGGAATTTGGAGGGGAACGCTATTTTTTCGTACAGGGCGATATTGGGAACGTCGAGCTCGTTTCGCATATTCTTCGGACACACAAGATTGATGCTGTGGTGAACTTTGCAGCTGAATCCCATGTTGACCGCTCAATAGACGATTGTTCTCCATTTATTGAGACGAATGTCGTTGGTACAAAAAACCTTCTTGAGGCGAGCCGGAAATACGGTGTTGACCGATTTGTCCATGTTTCGACAGATGAAGTTTATGGAACGCTTGGAGAAGACGGGCAATTCAGCGAAGAAAGCCCGCTTGCTCCCAACAGTCCGTATTCTGCTTCCAAGGCTTCCTCTGATATGTTGTGTCGGGCATTTTTTGAGACGCATGATTTCCCTGTTGTCATCACACGGTGCTCCAATAACTACGGTCCGTATCAGTTTCCGGAAAAACTTATTCCTTTGATGTACTCCAAAGCCAAGGGCGGTGAATCTTTACCTGTCTATGGAGACGGCCAAAACGTACGCGACTGGATTTATGTTGCCGACCATTGTCGAGGTGTCGATTTGGCATTGCGCAAGGGACGCCTCGGTGCCGTGTATAACTTTGGCGGCGCAGCGGAAATGAAGAATATTGATGTCGTGAAAACAATTCTTTCTGCCCTCGGAAAATCTGAAGATCTCATTACATACGTGAAAGATCGTCCTGGACATGATCGACGGTATGCCATGAATTTTGACCTTGCAGCCAAGGAACTTGGTTTTGCACCGAGTCTGAATTTTGCTGCAGGTATTCAAGAAACGATCGACTGGTATGAGCAAAATAGTGCATGGCTTGAGGGAGTAGAAAGCGGTGCATATCGCTCGTTCATGAACCGTTGGTACGGAGAACGATCATGATTCCGGGGAGGGTCGTTGTTCTTGGCGGCAAGCGCGGCTTGCTCGGTATGCCGTTGACCCGAACACTTACAGAGGCCGGGTACGAGGTTGTTCCTACAGGGCGAGATACCCTCGATGTGTTTGACGAGTCGGCTGTCGCTCGACTTTTGAATGATTTCAAGCCGGACTATGTTTTCAATACGATAGCCTATACAGCCGTTGACCAAGCCGAAGATGAACCGGTGGAAGCAGCAAAGCTCAATAAGACACTCCCTCGTTTACTTGGTCAAATATGTCTGGATCACGGGAGTTGCCTTGTTCATTACAGCACGGACTTTGTTTTTGATGGAACAAAGACCGAACCCTATGTTGAGACCGATCCTGTTAACCCGCAATCCGTGTACGGAAAGACCAAGCTCGAAGGGGAGTTGGCCCTGGCCGATATGGGGATGGAGCATTTTTTATGTTTGCGCACCGCGTGGTTGTTCGGACCGGGAAAAATCAACTTTGTGGAAAAAATTCTTGGTTATGCAAGGGAGCGTGATGTTTTGCGTATCGTGCATGACCAGGTGGGGTCACCGACATCCACCATTGATCTCTCCTCTATGAGCTTGGCTTTGATCAAAGCGAATGCTCGTGGATTGTTTCATACAGTTGGAGGTGGCAAGGCGAGTTGGTGTGAACTCACCAGTGAGGCTGTAGCGGCAGCCGGCGTCAACTGTCGTGTTGAACCAATTATGTCAGATGAATTTCCACAAAAAGCGAAACGCCCAGCGTACTCCGTCCTTTCCACGCAAAAATTGACCGAGGTGACCGGGTTCACCCCAAGACCCTGGGTACAGTCCTTGCGGGAGTATGTTTACGGTTTCCTCGCATAACCCTTCTCCAACATTACAGAATACGCAAAGAAAGCATCCGGTCAGTCGGATGCTTTTTTTTATGCGTTGAACCAACCAGACGGCATATTTCGAAGAGGGAGTGGATCCAGTGATATCATTTTCTTTTAATGAATTTTCATCGACTTATGGGCGCTCATTTATTTGTCCAACAATTGAGCCGGGTTGACAGGGGGCACAACCGTTGTTACCTCCTTTGGCACTCAAAGAGGAAGAGTGCTAAGAGAGGTGGAAGCATGACTCTGACGGAGCGGGAACTTATTGTTTTACATTCGATCGTCGATACATATATCGCCGATGCCCAGCCCGTGGGGTCGCGTACTGTGGCCAAGACCTGTCCGCTCAAGCTGTCAGCCGCCAGTATACGAAATATCATGGCGGATTTGACAGATAAGGATTATTTGGCCCAACCGCATACGTCGGCCGGTCGTGTACCGACAGCACGTGCTTTTCGTTTATATCTCGATGAGATCATGAAGCAACGCCCGCTCTCCAATTTGGAGAAAGAGCGTATCATGATTGCGCTTGGGAAGGCTGGTCTGGAAATCGGCGATATTTTACGCCAAGCATCACGGGTATTGTCGGATACGTCACTGCAGGTTGGAATGGTGATTGCGCCGCGCCACACGAATATTCGGTGGCGTCGAATTGAGTTCGAACTCATCAAGCCGGGCTTGATTGTGGTGATGCTCATTTTGCAAGGGGGCATCGTTAAAAAACAGGTTATTGCCGTCGAGAAGGATATTACATCCAATGACTTAGTGAAGTTCGGCAACTACTTGAATTATCTTTTCCAGAATATGACGGTGGCAGAAGCGCGAGGGCGCATTGTCGCAGAGCTCAATGGAGCCAAAAGGGAACTGGACCGACTGTGTCACAAAGCATTGACGTTGGCGCTCTTGACATTCGAGGAAGACGAAGAGCCTGAAGTCTACGTTGAGGGCCGAGCCAATATTCTCGCGCAGCCTGAATTCTCCGACGCGACAGCGATGCGAGAATTGCTCTGTATTTTGGAAGAACATAATACTTTATTGCAGATTCTTGATACGACCGTACGAGAGTACAAGACTGCTGTTGTCATTGGTGAAGAAAGTCATCTTGATGAATTCAGTGTACTCGGTATCATTGCCGCGCCGTATGGGCCGGAATCGGCTCCATTAGGCACTGTTGGGCTCATTGGTCCTGTTCGTATGGACTATTGCCGTTTGGTTCCTATGGTACATTACACGGCAAGGACGTTAACCCAACTGTTGACAAAACACTTTTGAGTTCAAAAAGAATTGTGACGCCTTGTCCATGACAGAAAGAATGATTCGTTTGGGCAGAATGGCTTTCAACAACGTAAAAAAACGGATATGTCGGAATGAGCATTCCACAAATCCGTTATTTCCTATGTGAAGGAGAACCATACATGGTAGATGCAGACAAGGAAACCGTCCGTGAAGAGCTTTCGAAGGACGTTCCCGAGTCCGAAGACCAGGTGGAGATTTCCATGTCTCCCGAGGAAGAGATTGAAACGTTGCGGGAACAGCTCAAGGTCGAAAGCGAACGCAGGTTGCGTGCCATGGCGGACGCTGAGAACCTCAAGCGTCGCTTGACGCGGGAGAAGGAAGAGTTTGTCAAATATGCTGCAGAAACAGTGTTGCGCGACATTTTACCCGCTCTCGACAATCTTGATCTGGCGCTGACCCATGGTCGCGGCAACGAAGCATGTAAAGATTTCGTCATGGGCGTGGAGATGACGCGCAAAGCATTGATGGATGCGCTCAAAGGGCATGGTGTTGCCGAATTCGGCGAAATTGGTGAGGCCTTCGACCCCGCCTTTCACGAGGCTTTGGGACTCATGGCGCGTCCTGACCTGGATCAGGATTGTGTGGCTGAAGTCGTGCAGAAAGGATTTCGTTTGCACGACCGGTTACTGCGCGCTGCGAAGGTGATGGTCAACAAAACATCATAAAAAAAATCAGATGTGCCCCTTTACAATCCGGAAAGGGGAATTAAAATGCTGGTTTGTGTGAGCGCATTCCCGCAGAGCGATGGCATGCGCCTGCGGCATCCATTATACATTTTCGATTTTGAGGAGGATAAATACATATGGGCAAAATTATCGGTATCGACCTCGGTACGACCAACTCGTGCGTTTATGTTATGGAAGGGAAAGACCCGAAATGTGTCTCCAACCCCGAGGGTGGCCGTACCACCCCTTCGGTGGTGGGATTCACCAAAGAACGCCTTGTCGGTGAAATCGCCAAACGTCAGGCCGTGACGAACCCGGACAAGACCGTTTTCGCAATTAAACGTCTTATGGGCCGGAAATTTGATTCTCCCGAAGTTTCCCGTTGGCTGGATCACTGCCCGTACAAGATTGTCTCTGGCAATAACGGTGACGCGTATGTCGAAGTGGACGGTAAAAAATACAGCCCGTCTGAAGTTTCGGCCATGATTCTACAAAAGCTGAAAAAAGACGCGGAAACCTACCTTGGTGAGTCCGTGACCGAAGCAGTTATTACGGTTCCGGCATACTTTAATGACTCGCAGCGTCAGGCTACGAAAGACGCCGGACGTATTGCCGGTCTCGAAGTGAAGCGCATCATCAACGAACCGACAGCTGCTTCGCTCGCTTACGGATTTGACAA harbors:
- the grpE gene encoding nucleotide exchange factor GrpE; its protein translation is MVDADKETVREELSKDVPESEDQVEISMSPEEEIETLREQLKVESERRLRAMADAENLKRRLTREKEEFVKYAAETVLRDILPALDNLDLALTHGRGNEACKDFVMGVEMTRKALMDALKGHGVAEFGEIGEAFDPAFHEALGLMARPDLDQDCVAEVVQKGFRLHDRLLRAAKVMVNKTS
- the rfbD gene encoding dTDP-4-dehydrorhamnose reductase, whose translation is MIPGRVVVLGGKRGLLGMPLTRTLTEAGYEVVPTGRDTLDVFDESAVARLLNDFKPDYVFNTIAYTAVDQAEDEPVEAAKLNKTLPRLLGQICLDHGSCLVHYSTDFVFDGTKTEPYVETDPVNPQSVYGKTKLEGELALADMGMEHFLCLRTAWLFGPGKINFVEKILGYARERDVLRIVHDQVGSPTSTIDLSSMSLALIKANARGLFHTVGGGKASWCELTSEAVAAAGVNCRVEPIMSDEFPQKAKRPAYSVLSTQKLTEVTGFTPRPWVQSLREYVYGFLA
- the hrcA gene encoding heat-inducible transcriptional repressor HrcA, with amino-acid sequence MTLTERELIVLHSIVDTYIADAQPVGSRTVAKTCPLKLSAASIRNIMADLTDKDYLAQPHTSAGRVPTARAFRLYLDEIMKQRPLSNLEKERIMIALGKAGLEIGDILRQASRVLSDTSLQVGMVIAPRHTNIRWRRIEFELIKPGLIVVMLILQGGIVKKQVIAVEKDITSNDLVKFGNYLNYLFQNMTVAEARGRIVAELNGAKRELDRLCHKALTLALLTFEEDEEPEVYVEGRANILAQPEFSDATAMRELLCILEEHNTLLQILDTTVREYKTAVVIGEESHLDEFSVLGIIAAPYGPESAPLGTVGLIGPVRMDYCRLVPMVHYTARTLTQLLTKHF
- the rfbB gene encoding dTDP-glucose 4,6-dehydratase, whose amino-acid sequence is MRLLVTGGCGFIGANYIHLVMREQPEDVIVNLDKLTYAGNPENMVDIEREFGGERYFFVQGDIGNVELVSHILRTHKIDAVVNFAAESHVDRSIDDCSPFIETNVVGTKNLLEASRKYGVDRFVHVSTDEVYGTLGEDGQFSEESPLAPNSPYSASKASSDMLCRAFFETHDFPVVITRCSNNYGPYQFPEKLIPLMYSKAKGGESLPVYGDGQNVRDWIYVADHCRGVDLALRKGRLGAVYNFGGAAEMKNIDVVKTILSALGKSEDLITYVKDRPGHDRRYAMNFDLAAKELGFAPSLNFAAGIQETIDWYEQNSAWLEGVESGAYRSFMNRWYGERS